A genomic window from Flavobacterium phycosphaerae includes:
- a CDS encoding M3 family metallopeptidase, with amino-acid sequence MKILTEKFTTQHNTAPFSQIKLEDYQPAFEANIALAKAEIDAIINNPDAPTFENTIEALDFSGEALDRLSSIFFNLNSAETCDELQKIAQNVSPLLTAFSNDIALNEDLFKRVKAVHDQKDRLTLTPEQATLLDKKYKSFTRNGALLPEDKKILLREIDTVLAKLKLTFGENVLAETNSYKLHIANEADIQGLPDGAKEMARSLAKADDLDGWLFTLDFPSYLPFVTYVDNRELRKEMAIAAGKKAFQENEYDNQENVKNIVALRHQRAQLLGYESHSHFVLEERMAQNPEKVQSFLNDLLEKAKPAAQKEFAELNAFAKELDGLESLEKWDGAYYSEKLKQKLFSLDDEILKPYFQLENVLNGAFTVAEKLFGITFKEVFNIDKYHNEVQTFEVLDFEGELVAIFYSDFFPRKGKRNGAWMTSFKPQYIKNGINERPHVSIVCNFTPPTETKPSLLTFNEVTTLFHEFGHALHGMLANTTYPSLSGTSVYWDFVELPSQVMENWCYEPEALALFAKHYETGEVIPQQYVDKIKESASFLEGMATLRQLSFGLLDMAYHAKAQAIDNVKAFEKAAMDHTALYPDVAENCMSVSFSHIFQGGYSSGYYSYKWAEVLDADAFAYFQEKGIFNQEVATKFKENVLSKGGTELPMELYKRFRGQEPQPEALLKRAGLI; translated from the coding sequence ATGAAAATCTTAACAGAAAAATTTACCACCCAACATAACACGGCTCCTTTCAGCCAAATCAAATTAGAAGACTACCAACCGGCATTTGAAGCTAATATTGCTCTGGCCAAAGCCGAGATTGATGCAATTATCAATAATCCGGATGCGCCAACTTTTGAAAACACCATTGAAGCACTCGATTTTTCCGGAGAAGCTTTAGATCGATTATCATCTATTTTCTTCAATTTAAATTCGGCCGAAACCTGTGACGAATTACAAAAAATAGCCCAAAATGTTTCGCCTTTACTAACCGCATTCAGCAATGACATCGCACTAAACGAAGACTTGTTCAAAAGAGTAAAAGCTGTTCACGACCAAAAAGACCGTTTAACATTAACGCCGGAACAAGCGACTTTATTAGACAAAAAATACAAAAGCTTTACCCGAAACGGAGCCTTACTACCCGAAGATAAAAAAATACTGTTACGTGAAATTGATACCGTTTTGGCCAAACTGAAATTGACCTTCGGCGAAAATGTTCTGGCAGAAACCAACAGTTATAAATTACACATTGCCAATGAAGCTGACATTCAAGGCTTACCGGATGGTGCCAAAGAAATGGCCCGCTCCTTAGCCAAAGCTGATGATTTAGACGGCTGGTTGTTTACTTTGGATTTCCCAAGTTACTTACCATTTGTAACGTATGTTGACAATCGTGAACTGCGAAAAGAAATGGCCATAGCAGCCGGCAAAAAAGCCTTTCAGGAGAATGAATACGACAATCAGGAAAATGTAAAAAACATAGTGGCTTTGCGTCACCAAAGAGCCCAATTATTAGGCTATGAATCGCATTCGCATTTCGTTTTAGAAGAGCGTATGGCACAAAACCCCGAGAAAGTACAATCGTTTTTAAACGATTTATTGGAAAAAGCCAAACCGGCCGCCCAAAAGGAATTCGCTGAACTCAACGCTTTCGCCAAAGAATTGGACGGATTGGAAAGTCTCGAAAAATGGGATGGAGCGTACTATTCCGAAAAATTGAAACAGAAATTATTCAGTTTGGATGATGAGATTTTAAAACCGTATTTCCAATTAGAAAATGTATTAAACGGTGCGTTCACGGTTGCCGAAAAATTATTCGGTATCACTTTCAAAGAAGTATTCAATATAGACAAATACCATAACGAGGTACAAACTTTTGAAGTGCTCGACTTCGAAGGAGAGCTGGTAGCCATCTTCTACTCCGACTTTTTCCCGAGAAAAGGAAAGCGCAACGGCGCCTGGATGACTTCGTTCAAACCACAATATATCAAGAATGGCATCAACGAAAGACCACATGTATCTATCGTTTGCAATTTCACACCACCTACTGAAACCAAACCATCATTGCTGACATTTAACGAAGTAACGACCTTGTTTCATGAGTTTGGACACGCCCTGCACGGCATGTTAGCCAATACTACTTATCCAAGTTTATCGGGAACCTCTGTTTATTGGGACTTCGTAGAATTGCCAAGCCAAGTCATGGAAAACTGGTGTTACGAACCGGAAGCTTTAGCTTTGTTTGCCAAACATTATGAAACCGGTGAAGTTATTCCGCAACAATACGTAGACAAAATCAAAGAAAGCGCCAGCTTTTTAGAAGGCATGGCCACTTTACGACAATTGAGTTTCGGGCTCTTAGATATGGCCTACCACGCAAAAGCACAAGCTATTGACAATGTAAAAGCTTTTGAAAAAGCCGCTATGGACCATACCGCTTTATATCCTGATGTAGCCGAAAATTGCATGAGCGTATCTTTCTCACACATCTTCCAAGGCGGTTATTCCTCCGGGTATTACAGCTACAAGTGGGCCGAGGTGTTAGATGCCGATGCCTTTGCTTATTTCCAAGAAAAAGGAATTTTTAATCAAGAAGTCGCTACCAAGTTCAAAGAGAACGTACTCTCTAAAGGCGGTACTGAATTACCCATGGAACTCTACAAACGTTTCCGAGGACAAGAACCGCAACCGGAAGCTTTGTTAAAACGAGCGGGGTTGATTTAG
- a CDS encoding 5-(carboxyamino)imidazole ribonucleotide synthase, with product MNYFSSDFKLGILGGGQLGKMLLAETRKFDIQTYVFDPSMDAPCQFGATKFFIGDLMDFDTVYDFGKKVNLLTIEIENVNLEALEQLEAEGLQVYPSPKTLRLIQHKGVQKDFYVENQIPTAAFKRFSTLTDLRTEMENSMIALPFVWKCARFGYDGNGVKIVRSMADIENLPNVECIAEQMVPFKNELAVIVARSVSGEVKAYPVVEMEFHPEANQVEYVICPARIDYHIAKKATEKALKVSKAFNHVGLLAVEMFQTHDEGILINEVAPRPHNSGHYSIEASYTSQFENHLRAILDLPLGNTASKVAGIMVNLVGAEGFSGPVVYENIEKIMSINGVTPHIYGKRETRPFRKMGHVTIVNEDMTEARRIAEEVKNSIRVISTK from the coding sequence ATGAACTATTTCTCTTCCGATTTTAAACTGGGGATTCTCGGCGGCGGACAGCTTGGCAAAATGCTGTTAGCTGAAACCCGAAAGTTTGATATCCAAACGTATGTTTTTGACCCGAGCATGGATGCCCCTTGTCAATTTGGTGCCACTAAATTTTTTATTGGTGATTTGATGGATTTTGATACGGTATACGATTTCGGAAAAAAAGTAAACCTGTTAACCATTGAAATCGAAAATGTAAACCTAGAAGCTTTAGAGCAACTCGAAGCCGAAGGACTCCAAGTCTACCCGTCTCCCAAAACCTTAAGACTGATTCAGCACAAAGGAGTTCAGAAAGACTTTTATGTCGAGAATCAAATTCCGACCGCTGCTTTCAAACGTTTTTCCACTCTGACTGACTTAAGAACCGAAATGGAAAATAGTATGATTGCCTTGCCTTTTGTATGGAAATGTGCCCGATTTGGGTACGATGGCAACGGAGTCAAAATAGTCCGCTCAATGGCTGATATCGAAAACTTGCCGAATGTAGAATGCATAGCCGAACAGATGGTTCCGTTCAAAAATGAATTGGCCGTAATCGTAGCGCGTTCTGTTTCCGGAGAAGTAAAAGCGTATCCTGTGGTAGAAATGGAGTTTCATCCCGAAGCCAATCAAGTAGAATATGTAATTTGCCCCGCTCGTATCGACTATCATATCGCCAAAAAAGCTACCGAAAAAGCATTGAAGGTGTCTAAAGCCTTTAACCATGTTGGCTTACTGGCTGTCGAAATGTTTCAAACCCATGACGAAGGCATTTTAATCAATGAAGTAGCCCCACGACCTCATAACTCAGGCCATTACAGCATTGAAGCCAGTTATACGTCGCAGTTTGAAAACCATTTGCGTGCTATTCTTGATTTGCCTTTGGGAAATACCGCCAGCAAAGTAGCCGGAATTATGGTAAATTTGGTCGGTGCAGAAGGATTTTCCGGACCGGTAGTGTATGAAAACATCGAGAAAATCATGAGCATTAATGGCGTAACACCCCATATATACGGGAAACGCGAAACTCGTCCATTTCGCAAAATGGGACATGTTACGATAGTGAATGAAGACATGACAGAAGCCCGAAGAATTGCCGAAGAAGTAAAGAACAGTATTAGAGTAATCAGCACAAAATAA
- the purE gene encoding 5-(carboxyamino)imidazole ribonucleotide mutase, with protein sequence MSKVAIIMGSKSDLPVMQEAIDILKHFDITTEVDIVSAHRTPEKLFEFSKNAHHRGISVIIAGAGGAAHLPGMVASMSPLPVIGVPVKSSNSIDGWDSVLSILQMPGGVPVATVALNGAKNAGILAAQIIGSHDKIILDKIILYKESLKDAVNQSSDEMKK encoded by the coding sequence ATGAGCAAAGTAGCCATCATCATGGGTTCCAAATCGGATTTACCGGTAATGCAGGAAGCCATCGACATCCTGAAACATTTTGATATTACCACTGAAGTCGATATCGTTTCAGCACACCGAACCCCTGAGAAATTATTTGAGTTCAGTAAAAATGCTCACCATCGCGGTATTTCGGTTATTATTGCCGGCGCCGGCGGTGCAGCTCATCTTCCCGGAATGGTGGCTTCCATGTCGCCATTGCCCGTAATTGGCGTTCCGGTAAAATCAAGTAATTCTATTGATGGTTGGGATTCTGTTTTGTCTATTTTACAAATGCCGGGCGGTGTTCCTGTGGCTACGGTAGCCTTGAATGGTGCCAAAAATGCCGGTATTCTTGCCGCTCAAATTATCGGGAGTCACGACAAAATCATATTGGATAAAATAATTTTATACAAAGAAAGTCTGAAAGACGCGGTGAACCAATCATCAGACGAAATGAAAAAATAA
- a CDS encoding GbsR/MarR family transcriptional regulator — MEFREAKNKFVQTWGALGSQWGINKTMAQIHALLMVSNEAVSMEDIMEELQISRGNASMNLRALMDWGIVYKEYKTGERREYFTAEKDLDELAVKISRERSKREIKPALKVLKEVSSIEADGTAEERHFIEQTTKLYDFVLKADNVLDKITEYKDNWLAQILIKFMK; from the coding sequence ATGGAATTCAGAGAAGCTAAAAATAAATTCGTTCAAACCTGGGGGGCGTTAGGCTCACAATGGGGCATCAATAAAACCATGGCACAAATACACGCCTTGTTGATGGTGTCCAATGAAGCGGTTTCCATGGAGGACATCATGGAAGAATTACAAATCTCTCGAGGCAATGCCAGCATGAATTTAAGAGCTTTAATGGATTGGGGCATAGTATACAAAGAATACAAAACCGGTGAACGAAGAGAATACTTTACTGCAGAAAAAGACTTAGATGAACTAGCCGTAAAGATCTCAAGAGAACGCAGCAAACGCGAAATCAAACCGGCCTTGAAAGTCTTAAAAGAAGTCTCTTCTATTGAAGCCGACGGAACTGCTGAAGAAAGACACTTCATAGAACAAACCACCAAATTATACGACTTTGTACTAAAAGCAGATAACGTTTTAGACAAAATAACCGAGTACAAAGACAATTGGCTGGCTCAAATTTTAATAAAGTTTATGAAATAA